In a single window of the Sediminicoccus sp. KRV36 genome:
- a CDS encoding CoA ester lyase yields the protein MLHWRSLLFVPATAEKFVARAHTRGADVIILDLEDSIPPDAKQAARAALPAAARLVGQAGVDVCVRINRALEMSIPDIAASVMPEVTVLMLPKLMGPEHVKLLSEVVAAREAALGLRIGHTRFIGVVETPQALPALAAIASADPRMAALGVGSEDLSTELEAVPGADALYVFGMMAVAAARGAGILPLGSIGAFADFSDLEAYRASLRRSRRLGFGCTACIHPAQVLIINEEYGPSPAEVERARRLIAAFEAALAEGQGAVAFEGAMIDLPVVERARRLLARARPIP from the coding sequence ATGCTGCATTGGCGCTCCCTGCTCTTCGTGCCCGCCACGGCCGAGAAATTCGTGGCCCGCGCGCATACCCGCGGGGCCGATGTGATCATCCTCGACCTGGAGGACAGCATCCCGCCCGACGCCAAGCAAGCGGCGCGGGCCGCGCTGCCAGCCGCAGCCAGGCTCGTCGGCCAGGCGGGCGTCGATGTCTGCGTGCGGATCAATCGCGCGCTGGAGATGAGCATCCCCGACATCGCGGCCAGCGTGATGCCGGAGGTGACCGTCCTCATGCTCCCCAAGCTGATGGGGCCCGAGCATGTGAAGCTGCTGAGCGAAGTGGTGGCTGCGCGCGAAGCGGCCCTTGGCCTGCGCATCGGCCATACGCGCTTCATCGGCGTGGTAGAAACGCCGCAGGCCCTGCCGGCACTCGCCGCCATCGCCAGCGCCGATCCGCGCATGGCGGCCCTGGGTGTGGGCAGCGAGGATCTGAGCACCGAGCTGGAAGCCGTGCCGGGGGCCGATGCGCTCTATGTCTTCGGCATGATGGCGGTGGCCGCCGCGCGCGGGGCGGGCATCCTGCCGCTCGGCTCCATCGGCGCCTTCGCCGATTTCTCGGATCTTGAGGCCTATCGTGCCTCCCTGCGGCGTTCGCGGCGGCTGGGCTTTGGCTGCACCGCCTGCATCCATCCGGCGCAGGTGCTCATCATCAACGAGGAATACGGGCCATCGCCCGCCGAGGTGGAGCGCGCGCGACGGCTGATCGCGGCCTTCGAGGCAGCGCTGGCGGAAGGGCAGGGGGCCGTCGCCTTCGAGGGCGCGATGATTGACCTGCCGGTGGTGGAGCGGGCGCGGCGGCTGCTCGCCCGCGCGCGGCCTATTCCGTGA
- a CDS encoding tripartite tricarboxylate transporter substrate binding protein → MIAATRRAAMLGALAMPSLARAAWPERSIRLLVPYGGGGQTDIVSRVTAEALTQRLGQIVLADNRPGGAGNLAAETLARAPADGYTLMVATMGTNSGINALMYRALGYDWERDFAPIGQFCATSNVLLVHNSIPATGFPELIAWIRANPGRFTYASAGVGAITHLIMEDLGARLGLEMVHVPYRQSTQAMTDLLSGRVHARCLGLPEGETVRGMQSIRAVAVTSAERRENWPGVPTMAETVPGFVGSSYFGLTARAGTPPEAIARISEALNDALGDPRVQGAYARVGADPAPPHTPADFQRVIRAAHDQWAPLIRRLNLVAE, encoded by the coding sequence ATGATCGCCGCAACACGCCGCGCTGCAATGCTGGGCGCGCTCGCCATGCCCAGCCTGGCCCGTGCCGCCTGGCCGGAGCGCTCCATCCGCCTGCTGGTGCCCTATGGCGGCGGTGGGCAGACCGACATCGTCTCCCGCGTCACGGCCGAGGCGCTCACGCAGCGCCTGGGGCAAATAGTCCTGGCCGATAACCGGCCCGGTGGCGCCGGCAACCTGGCGGCCGAGACGCTGGCCCGCGCGCCCGCCGATGGCTACACGCTGATGGTCGCCACCATGGGCACGAATAGCGGCATCAATGCGCTGATGTATCGCGCGCTGGGCTATGATTGGGAGCGGGATTTCGCGCCCATCGGGCAGTTCTGCGCGACGAGCAATGTGCTGCTGGTGCACAACTCCATCCCCGCCACGGGCTTCCCGGAGCTGATCGCCTGGATTCGCGCCAATCCCGGCCGCTTCACCTATGCCTCGGCCGGTGTCGGCGCCATCACCCATCTCATCATGGAGGATCTGGGCGCGCGGCTCGGGCTTGAGATGGTGCATGTGCCCTATCGGCAGAGCACCCAGGCGATGACGGACCTGCTCTCGGGCCGCGTGCATGCTCGTTGCCTGGGCCTGCCCGAGGGCGAGACGGTGCGCGGCATGCAAAGCATCCGCGCCGTCGCCGTCACCAGCGCCGAGCGGCGGGAGAATTGGCCGGGTGTGCCGACCATGGCCGAGACGGTGCCGGGCTTTGTCGGCTCCTCCTATTTCGGCCTCACCGCCCGCGCCGGCACGCCGCCCGAGGCGATTGCCCGCATCTCCGAGGCATTGAACGATGCGCTGGGCGATCCGCGCGTGCAGGGTGCCTATGCGCGCGTCGGCGCTGATCCGGCGCCGCCACATACACCGGCCGATTTCCAGCGCGTCATTCGCGCCGCGCATGACCAATGGGCGCCGCTGATCCGCCGCCTCAACCTCGTCGCCGAATAG
- a CDS encoding glutathione S-transferase family protein, translating to MQLVGRTLSPFVRRVAVTLSVYGMPFESLPLSTVSDGDAIRGYNPVGRVPSLILDGGEVLIDSSAIIDHLDEVAGAAALTPRAGAERRQVLRTVQLALGATEKSVAAYYEGQRRPEGLTWPEGLANLEAQAAAGYAALEAMLTGDFLCLGRLTQADVTALFGHDFVARVMPGLIEGRFPRLTALSARLNADPRIAATAFKG from the coding sequence ATGCAACTCGTCGGCCGCACCCTGTCCCCCTTCGTCCGCCGCGTCGCCGTGACGCTGAGCGTCTATGGCATGCCGTTCGAGAGCCTGCCGCTCTCCACCGTGAGTGATGGCGATGCCATCCGGGGCTACAATCCGGTGGGCCGCGTGCCCTCGCTGATCCTGGATGGCGGCGAGGTGCTGATCGATTCCAGCGCCATCATTGATCATCTGGACGAGGTGGCGGGTGCGGCGGCCCTGACGCCGCGGGCGGGGGCGGAACGCCGCCAGGTGCTGCGCACCGTGCAGCTCGCCCTTGGTGCGACCGAGAAAAGCGTCGCGGCCTATTACGAAGGCCAGCGCCGGCCGGAGGGGCTGACCTGGCCGGAGGGGCTGGCCAATCTCGAAGCGCAGGCGGCCGCCGGCTATGCCGCGCTGGAGGCGATGCTGACCGGCGATTTCCTGTGCCTCGGGCGCCTGACCCAGGCCGATGTGACGGCGCTCTTCGGCCATGATTTCGTGGCGCGCGTGATGCCGGGCCTGATCGAGGGCCGTTTCCCGCGCCTCACCGCGCTTTCGGCCCGGCTGAATGCCGACCCCCGAATCGCGGCCACGGCCTTCAAGGGCTGA
- a CDS encoding glutathione S-transferase N-terminal domain-containing protein yields MPAPLRLHTWPTPNGHKVHILLEEIGLPYEVVPVDIRQGAQFRPEFLAITPNHRIPAIEDPDGPDGSPLVLFESAAIMIYLCEKTGSPLLPASGAARHICLQWLMFQMGGVGPMFGQYSHFALYEAQKIEPAIARYGREVQRLHRVLDKRLAESAYLGGADYTIADIATFPWVRDPARRHIDLAHFPHVQRWHDAIAARPAVQRGVAVLAAQQRPGFMTEEERENMFGATQFQAR; encoded by the coding sequence ATGCCCGCCCCCCTTCGCCTGCACACCTGGCCCACGCCCAACGGGCACAAGGTGCATATCCTGCTGGAGGAGATCGGCCTGCCTTACGAGGTGGTGCCGGTGGATATCCGCCAGGGCGCGCAGTTCCGGCCGGAATTCCTGGCCATCACGCCCAATCACCGCATCCCCGCGATCGAAGATCCGGACGGTCCGGATGGAAGCCCACTCGTGCTGTTCGAGAGTGCGGCCATCATGATCTATCTCTGCGAGAAGACGGGCAGTCCGCTGCTGCCCGCCTCGGGTGCGGCGCGGCACATCTGCCTGCAATGGCTGATGTTCCAGATGGGTGGCGTCGGGCCGATGTTCGGCCAGTACAGCCATTTCGCGCTGTATGAGGCGCAGAAGATCGAACCCGCCATCGCGCGATATGGCCGCGAGGTGCAGCGCCTGCATCGCGTGCTCGACAAGCGTCTGGCCGAAAGCGCCTATCTGGGGGGCGCCGATTACACCATCGCCGATATCGCGACTTTTCCCTGGGTGCGGGACCCCGCACGGCGCCACATTGATCTCGCGCATTTCCCGCATGTGCAACGGTGGCATGATGCCATCGCCGCCCGCCCCGCTGTTCAGCGGGGTGTCGCGGTCCTCGCCGCGCAACAGCGGCCGGGTTTCATGACCGAGGAGGAACGCGAGAACATGTTCGGTGCCACCCAGTTCCAGGCCAGGTGA
- a CDS encoding CoA transferase has product MSGPLDGVKVVDLTTVVVGPIATRTLADQGAEVIKVEAPGGDILRFLAAGSRTPAMSGKFINFNRNKRSIGLDIKQPEGLAAMKALIARADVFVTNVRPQGLERAGLDFASLSASNPRLIHCGIVAFGRGGRYYNRPAYDPIIQSLSGVAGTFHRATGEPRFVPMVMTDHTTGLIAAQSVGFALYRREKTGVGEAIEVPMFENMASFVMSEHLGAATFDPPEGPSGDARLLSPDYRPLPTLDGYLTVRPNNNGQAFAFFDAIGRPELKDDPRFRTALTRTQNAPDYFRVQVEALATKTTAEWLDIFAEADVPAGPYNEIDDLLEDPHLQDVGFWHFDEHPTEGRIRRTSVPNTFSGGMREAVLPAPQLGRHTREVLRELGHDEAAITAMLTSGAAFEGVA; this is encoded by the coding sequence ATGAGCGGACCTCTCGATGGCGTGAAGGTGGTGGACCTCACCACCGTCGTGGTCGGCCCCATCGCCACGCGCACGCTGGCCGATCAGGGGGCGGAGGTGATCAAGGTGGAAGCGCCGGGCGGGGATATCCTGCGCTTCCTGGCCGCCGGCAGCCGCACGCCCGCGATGAGCGGGAAGTTCATCAACTTCAACCGCAACAAGCGCAGCATCGGCCTCGACATCAAGCAGCCCGAGGGCCTGGCCGCGATGAAGGCGCTGATCGCCCGCGCCGATGTCTTCGTCACCAATGTGCGGCCGCAGGGGCTGGAGCGCGCGGGGCTGGATTTCGCCTCGCTTTCCGCCAGCAATCCCCGCCTGATCCATTGCGGCATCGTCGCCTTCGGCCGCGGCGGGCGGTACTACAACCGCCCGGCCTATGATCCGATCATCCAGTCGCTCTCAGGGGTCGCCGGCACCTTCCACCGCGCGACCGGGGAGCCGCGCTTCGTGCCCATGGTGATGACCGACCACACGACGGGGCTGATCGCCGCGCAATCCGTCGGCTTCGCGCTCTATCGCCGCGAGAAGACCGGCGTGGGTGAGGCGATCGAGGTGCCGATGTTCGAGAATATGGCGAGCTTCGTGATGAGCGAGCATCTGGGCGCTGCCACCTTCGACCCGCCCGAGGGGCCTTCGGGCGATGCAAGGCTGCTCTCGCCCGACTACCGCCCGCTGCCCACGCTGGATGGCTACCTCACGGTGCGGCCCAACAACAACGGTCAGGCCTTCGCCTTTTTCGATGCGATTGGCCGGCCGGAACTGAAAGACGATCCGCGCTTCCGAACGGCGCTGACCCGCACGCAGAATGCGCCCGACTACTTCCGCGTCCAGGTGGAAGCGCTGGCGACGAAAACCACCGCCGAATGGCTGGACATCTTCGCTGAGGCCGATGTGCCGGCCGGCCCCTATAACGAGATAGATGACCTGCTGGAGGACCCGCATTTGCAGGATGTCGGCTTCTGGCATTTCGACGAGCACCCGACCGAAGGCCGCATCCGCCGCACCAGCGTGCCCAATACCTTCAGTGGGGGCATGCGCGAGGCGGTGCTGCCCGCCCCGCAACTGGGCCGCCACACGCGCGAGGTGCTGCGCGAACTCGGCCATGACGAGGCGGCGATCACCGCCATGCTGACCAGCGGCGCCGCTTTCGAAGGGGTTGCGTGA
- a CDS encoding tripartite tricarboxylate transporter substrate binding protein: MKSRGTGIPHRGITRRPLLALPALLAAPAWAQAWPARPIRLIVPFGPGGPTDVVARILAHGLSPALGQPIVIENRGGAGGNIGVSLAARAAPDGYTLLVTSTGFVVNPSLSRNAGYDPIRDFAPISELAASPDVFLAGAASPIRSLDELIARTRATPGGLHFANPGTGSTPHLAGERLAIERGVSFVQVTHSSAALCVQALLAGTTEIGATALASSHAQIKGGRLRALALTGPERWFDLPEVPTMRELGNADFVTETFLSLFAPAGTPAPIIERLAQQVSAVMGDAETRERMRNAGFIVRPDGPEALANRVAREVPAWRALIARAGIAVE, encoded by the coding sequence ATGAAATCACGCGGCACAGGAATCCCACACCGAGGCATCACGCGCCGGCCCCTGCTCGCGCTGCCGGCACTTCTGGCGGCACCGGCATGGGCGCAGGCCTGGCCGGCGCGGCCCATTCGCCTGATCGTTCCCTTCGGCCCGGGGGGCCCGACCGACGTGGTGGCGCGCATCCTGGCGCATGGGCTCTCGCCCGCGCTGGGGCAGCCCATCGTGATCGAGAATCGCGGCGGCGCCGGCGGCAATATCGGCGTCTCGCTCGCCGCGCGCGCCGCACCGGATGGCTATACCCTGCTGGTCACCTCCACCGGCTTCGTCGTGAACCCAAGCCTTTCCCGCAATGCGGGCTATGACCCGATCCGGGATTTCGCGCCGATCAGCGAACTCGCAGCCTCGCCCGATGTGTTCCTGGCGGGCGCGGCTTCGCCGATCCGCAGCCTGGATGAGCTGATTGCCCGCACGCGCGCGACACCTGGCGGGCTGCATTTCGCCAATCCGGGCACCGGCTCCACGCCGCATCTGGCCGGTGAGAGGCTGGCCATCGAGCGCGGCGTCAGCTTCGTGCAGGTGACCCACAGCAGTGCAGCACTCTGCGTCCAGGCGCTGCTGGCGGGCACGACGGAGATCGGCGCCACGGCGCTCGCGTCCTCGCATGCGCAGATCAAGGGGGGGCGTCTGCGTGCCCTGGCCCTGACTGGCCCCGAGCGGTGGTTCGACCTGCCCGAGGTGCCGACCATGCGCGAATTGGGCAATGCCGATTTCGTGACGGAGACCTTCCTCAGCCTCTTCGCGCCGGCCGGCACGCCGGCTCCCATCATCGAGCGTCTGGCGCAGCAGGTAAGCGCCGTGATGGGCGATGCCGAAACCCGGGAGCGGATGCGCAATGCCGGCTTCATCGTGCGGCCGGATGGGCCGGAGGCGCTCGCCAATCGCGTGGCGCGGGAGGTGCCGGCCTGGCGTGCCCTGATCGCCCGGGCCGGAATTGCCGTGGAATAG
- a CDS encoding DUF1194 domain-containing protein, with product MLRRHLITAALAAPVVFRTQAARATEPVDVELVLAVDVSRSVDNEEQEMQFNGYAAAFRDRRLVEAMARGPVGSIACTLFTWSDWNIQEHLIPWMKLDGPQAAERFAQAIDAAPRRTHLYTSISGAMDFAARLFGQGFEGTRRVVDISGDGINNSGREVGAAREDALNQGIVLNGLAVLDRTPPPPGLGAMQPLDEYYRERVIGGPGAFLMVADGFESFEQAVRRKIIREVAVAPPPGPLVERAFG from the coding sequence ATGCTTCGTCGTCATCTCATCACCGCAGCACTCGCCGCGCCGGTGGTGTTCCGCACCCAGGCCGCCCGCGCCACCGAGCCCGTGGATGTGGAACTGGTTCTGGCTGTGGACGTCTCCCGCTCGGTGGATAATGAAGAGCAGGAGATGCAGTTCAACGGCTATGCCGCCGCCTTCCGGGACCGGCGCCTGGTCGAAGCCATGGCGCGCGGGCCGGTCGGCTCCATCGCCTGCACCCTCTTCACCTGGTCGGATTGGAATATCCAGGAGCATCTGATCCCCTGGATGAAGCTGGATGGCCCGCAGGCGGCCGAGCGCTTCGCCCAGGCGATCGATGCCGCCCCCAGGCGCACGCATCTCTACACCTCCATCTCGGGTGCCATGGATTTCGCGGCCCGCCTCTTTGGCCAGGGCTTTGAAGGCACGCGCCGCGTCGTGGATATCTCGGGCGATGGCATCAACAATTCGGGCCGGGAAGTGGGTGCGGCGCGTGAGGATGCGCTGAACCAGGGCATCGTGCTGAACGGCCTCGCCGTGCTGGACCGCACGCCGCCCCCGCCGGGGCTGGGGGCCATGCAGCCGCTCGATGAATATTACCGGGAGCGGGTGATCGGCGGGCCTGGCGCCTTCCTGATGGTGGCCGATGGCTTCGAGAGCTTCGAGCAGGCGGTGCGCCGCAAGATCATCCGCGAGGTGGCCGTGGCCCCGCCGCCCGGCCCCCTGGTGGAACGCGCCTTCGGCTGA
- a CDS encoding MaoC family dehydratase N-terminal domain-containing protein, whose amino-acid sequence MDFVVAIEKVRQEWLGRARIIEDDVSPSMLRRIAAMLDLDPDAYPRGAILPTHWVSLFAQESARQGDIGVDGHPDPGVTLPPIPLPRRMGAGRRVRLPGSFRVGDALVKRTEVAAIEPKKARTGTICVLTMRHSYEVAGQTIAVDEFDAIYREAVAPGAPSPVNPGTPAPEDAAWSQAAQVSNALVFRYSAVTWNAHRIHYDADYARQEEGYPALVQNGGLTMQLLLDAAVANAPGQRLIGYTARLTRPIYVGARITLAGSTVAGGQMRAWVADEDGKLCAEMELDFA is encoded by the coding sequence ATGGATTTCGTGGTCGCCATCGAGAAGGTTCGGCAGGAATGGCTGGGCCGCGCGCGGATCATCGAGGATGACGTCTCGCCCAGCATGCTGCGGCGGATTGCCGCCATGCTGGACCTCGACCCGGATGCCTATCCGCGCGGCGCGATCCTGCCGACGCACTGGGTGTCGCTGTTCGCGCAGGAGAGCGCGCGCCAGGGCGATATCGGCGTGGACGGCCACCCCGATCCGGGTGTCACGCTGCCGCCGATCCCGCTGCCGCGCCGCATGGGGGCGGGGCGGCGCGTGCGCCTGCCGGGCAGCTTTCGCGTGGGCGATGCGCTGGTAAAGCGCACCGAGGTCGCGGCGATCGAGCCAAAGAAGGCGCGCACCGGCACCATCTGCGTGCTGACCATGCGGCACAGCTATGAGGTGGCGGGCCAGACCATCGCGGTGGATGAGTTCGACGCGATCTATCGCGAGGCCGTGGCACCCGGCGCGCCTTCGCCGGTCAATCCCGGCACGCCCGCGCCGGAGGATGCCGCCTGGAGCCAGGCCGCGCAGGTCTCCAACGCGCTGGTGTTTCGCTATTCCGCCGTGACCTGGAACGCGCATCGCATCCACTACGACGCGGATTACGCGCGGCAGGAGGAGGGCTATCCGGCGCTGGTGCAGAATGGCGGGCTGACCATGCAATTGCTGCTGGATGCAGCCGTTGCGAATGCGCCGGGGCAGCGCCTCATCGGCTATACCGCACGGCTGACGCGGCCGATCTATGTCGGCGCGCGCATCACGCTCGCCGGCAGCACGGTGGCGGGCGGCCAGATGCGTGCCTGGGTCGCGGATGAGGATGGAAAACTCTGCGCCGAGATGGAGCTGGACTTCGCATGA